One genomic region from Hirundo rustica isolate bHirRus1 chromosome 5, bHirRus1.pri.v3, whole genome shotgun sequence encodes:
- the MEPE gene encoding matrix extracellular phosphoglycoprotein — protein MQTSLVCLCLCLLSTALATPVPPPLPGRAAGNCVGQHRILLKGCNAKHGFYIFKYVYSFSTRRNQTQIKKEEADHQSIIPGHRLDEDNARREPPEAGTAPEHGANSSTEVIEYGIVLKPQNRSTPGISRDGPSPRPGTGTRARGSGGGSGPTASSSEGSGDLDLVLEVDGGAPILPQGERPSEVVVGNRSSARSEDKDDGAPRVVPAEGATTTGRSRAPTTRGAGDVGSREATVSSQGQEGVKHGTGTGGIASSSVTEKMEDVQVDAAGVDEYAYVPDSGSVTITRGSLDSTDRATGFTQVSPDKDDEVNIFIGRANIHVGEQETTQAGATVGSEDDGIPSVGTSSPLPRPDITAARSGGEDDSIPARRQPERLATTARPSRGDRVTSGLRDGRLTGEDEEGATTIGVDRRLVTPAPWRVTSGDITVPTVAGIRRKDDDEVRGQGQRSKGKPDHVAATTPSQWGDVEAAVTVPAEGAGIRPATTEGGRITPSVTASGRKAGTGTVPGRGGSGEVGTATSRPPRVEARPGTGVKVRPGGAGPDKAPRTDKAPSPSGKPGSWASSGAQTSAGSHDGDAGGTSHATKAGASPAPQAGQDAGSVAAGKGREPGRGAGSGTAAPGAGGGRLPGHHGRRLGAGAPGTIATLGRSRQLDQVKRADELHVRERAFYSLGGAGGGPHGPYPGLGSADSSQSSEGDRGSHSESGQTGLQPSGWGSPGYPQGRWIQGPL, from the exons ATGCAAACATCCCTCgtctgcctgtgcctgtgcctgctcagcacagccctcgCCACACCT GTTCCACCGCCgctgcctgggagagctgctgggaactGTGTGGGACAGCACCGG ATACTTCTGAAAGGCTGCAACGCCAAGCACGGCTTCTACATTTTCAAATACGTCTACTCATTCTCAACGCGGAGGAACCAGACACAGATAAAG AAGGAAGAGGCTGACCACCAGAGCATCATCCCCGGCCACCGGCTGGATGAGGACAATGCCAGGCGGGAGCCTCCGGAGGCTGGCACGGCCCCAGAGCACGGTGccaacagcagcactgaagtAATCGAGTATGGCATTGTCCTCAAGCCCCAGAACCGCAGCACGCCGGGCATCAGCAGGGATGGTCCCAGCCCTCGCCCTGGCACTGGCACTCGAGCGCGCGGCAGTGGGGGCGGCAGCGGCCCCACCGCATCCAGCTCAGAGGGCAGCGGCGATCTGGATTTGGTGCTGGAAGTCGATGGCGGTGCTCCCATTCTTCCTCAGGGAGAACGCCCCAGTGAGGTTGTGGTGGGGAACAGGTCCAGTGCCAGGAGTGAGGACAAGGATGACGGTGCCCCCAGGGTGGTTCCAGCGGAGGGAGCCACGACcactgggaggagcagggcccCTACTACCAGAGGGGCAGGGgatgtgggcagcagggaggccaCTGTCTCTAGCCAAGGGCAGGAGGGTGTTAAGCACGGTACAGGGACAGGAGGCATCGCTTCGTCCTCTGTCACTGAGAAGATGGAGGATGTCCAAGTGGATGCTGCAGGTGTGGATGAATATGCTTACGTCCCCGATTCAGGCAGTGTCACCATTACCCGTGGCAGCCTGGACAGCACAGACAGGGCCACCGGCTTCACCCAGGTCTCTCCAGACAAGGATGACGAGGTGAACATCTTCATTGGGAGGGCCAACATCCACGTGGGGGAGCAGGAAACCACCCAGGCTGGTGCCACAGTGGGCAGCGAGGATGACGGCATCCCATCCGTGGGAAccagcagccccctccccaggccGGACATCACTGCGGCACGCAGTGGTGGTGAGGATGACAGCATCCCTGCCCGCAGGCAGCCTGAAAGACTGGCCACCACCGCCCGCCCAAGCCGCGGGGACAGGGTCACCAGCGGCCTCAGGGACGGCCGTCTCACtggagaggatgaggaaggtGCCACCACCATTGGTGTTGACAGACGACTGGTAACCCCTGCCCCCTGGAGAGTCACTAGTGGTGACATTACCGTCCCCACCGTGGCCGGCATCCGTAGGAAAGACGATGATGAGGTGAGAGGACAGGGGCAGAGGTCCAAGGGGAAGCCAGACCATGTGGCTGCCACGACCCCCAGCCAGTGGGGTGACGTGGAGGCCGCTGTCACTGTCCCAGCCGAGGGGGCCGGCATCCGCCCGGCCACTACCGAGGGGGGCCGCATCACCCCGTCGGTGACCGCCAGCGGCCGCAAGGCGGGCACGGGCACGGTGCCGGGCAGAGGAGGGAGTGGGGAAGTGGGGACGGCCACCTCCCGACCCCCCCGCGTGGAGGCACGGCCCGGGACAGGGGTGAAGGTCCGTCCAGGGGGAGCAGGGCCGGACAAGGCACCCAGGACGGACAAAGCACCATCCCCAAGTGGAAAACCCGGCAGCTGGGCGTCGAGCGGGGCCCAGACGAGCGCCGGCAGCCACGACGGCGATGCCGGGGGCACGTCTCACGCCACCAAAGCGGGGGCCAGCCCCGCTCCACAGGCGGGGCAAGACGCGGGCAGCGTGGCCGCAGGCAAGGGCCGGGAGCCGGGCCGAGGCGCGGGGAGCGGCACAGCAGCgccgggggccgggggcggccgcCTGCCCGGGCACCACGGCAGGAGGCTGGGGGCTGGGGCGCCGGGCACCATCGCCACGCTGGGCCGCAGCCGGCAGCTGGACCAGGTGAAACGCGCCGACGAGCTGCACGTCCGAGAGCGGGCCTTCTACAGCctcggcggggcgggcggcggcccgCACGGCCCCTACCCCGGCCTCGGGAGCGCCGACAGCAGCCAGTCCTCCGAGGGGGACCGGGGCAGCCACAGCGAGAGCGGACAGACGGGACTGCAGCCCTCAGGGTGGGGATCCCCAGGGTACCCCCAGGGCCGCTGGATCCAGGGGCCCCTCTGA